The sequence below is a genomic window from Chondrinema litorale.
TAAAATTTCACCTTTTAAAATGGCGCTTAATCTTTGAATAATTCTTTCCATAGTTTTAGAAATTTACTTTATAATTTCAACTAAATAACTGAGCAAGTTTTTCAATGTTTAAATTAGTAAAATCATCTATAACTAAATCAGTATGAGCCAATTCTTTATGCGAGTGTGTGGTAGCAACTCCAACTACTTTAGCTCCAGCCGCTAAACCAGCTTCTACACCTGGTAGTGCATCTTCAAAAACAATACACTGATTAGGAGGTACTTGCAACCTTTCCGCAGCTTTTAAATAAATATCTGGATGAGGCTTTCCAATACTCACATCTCTTGAGTCTAAAACTGCCTGAAAATATTTTCTTAAGTTGGTTTTATCTAAGATGAAATCTGCATTTTCAGGTGGAGCAGAAGTTCCAACAGCGCAAGGGATACCAGCTTCTTTAAATTTAATTAATAGTGCTTCTAATCCAGCTACTGCTAATACATCATCTTTGTATATTTCTCTAAAAAGTTCTTCTTTTTCAGAGCCATAGTCGGCAACTTCTTTTTTTGTTAACTCTTTTTTAAAAAAATGAGGAATCCACTCTTCGTTTCTTCTGCCATATAATTTAGAATGAAGCTCTTCTTCACTCATAGTTATGCCATATTTAGCAGTAAATTGGTCAAGAGCTATTTTATGAAATGGATTGCTATCTACAATAACTCCGTCCATATCGAAAATAGCAGCAAAATTTGTAGTCATAGGTATACTTTATTTATAATGCTGCTAAAATACATGTTATCAACAGATGGCATAATAAATCATAAAATATTGCATCAGAATGTGAACTGTTAATTATTTTTTTTAACAAATGATGATAATCATTTAAATAAATAAAAAAACTTGGCTTAATTTGTACTCGAATAGAAATTCGAATTTTTTAAAAATTTCATATCAAAAATTTTAAAAATATGTCAAAGATTAAGGTAGCAATCAACGGATTTGGCCGTATCGGGAGAATCACTTTCAAGGTATTATATAATAATCCTGAGGTTGAAGTTGTAGCGATTAACGACCTGACAGACACTAAAACACTTGCTCACCTGTTGAAGTGGGATTCTGCGCACGGTAAATTTAATGCTGAAATTTCTGCTGACGAAAGCAGCATTACAGTAGATGGTAATAAAATCGATATTTATTCAGAGCGTGACCCAGCAAACTTGCCATGGGCTTCTCTAGGTATAGATGTAGTATTAGAATCTACAGGTATTTTTGTAAACCCAGAAGGTGCTGGAAAACACATTACTGCTGGTGCGAAAAAAGTTGTAATTTCTGCTCCTGCTAAAGGTGATGTAAAAACTTTTGTATTAGGCGTTAATGATGAAGATCTTACTTCTGATATCAAAATTTTATCTAACGCTTCATGTACTACTAACTGCCTTGCTCCAATGGCAAAAGTACTTGACGAAAAATTCGGTATCGAAAGCGGTTTTATCACAACTACTCACGCTTACACTGCTGACCAAAAATTACAAGATGCTCCTCACAGAGATTTAAGAAGAGCTAGAGCTGCTGCTCAATCTATCATCCCTACTTCAACTGGTGCTGCTAAAGCTGTTGGATTAGTATTGCCTCACTTAAAAGGTAAATTAGATGGTATTGCAATGAGAGTTCCAACCATTACTGGTTCAGCTACAGACTTAGTTGCTATTCTTAAAACAGAAGCTACTGCAGAAGAAATTAACGCTGCAATGAAAGAAGCTGCTGATGGTAAACTTAAAGGTGTGCTTGAGTATTCTGACGAGCCTTTAGTATCTGTAGATATCATTGGTAATCCTCACTCTTGTATTTTCGATTCTCAACTTACTTCTTCAATGGGTAAAATGGTGAAAATAATCGGATGGTACGACAATGAGTCTGGTTACTCTAACAGAGCTGCAGATGTTATCTTGAAAGTTGGAAAAATGTTATAATTTTCCATTTCATAATGATATTGAAGGGGGCTATATGCCCCTTTTTTTATTCCTCATTTTCAAGGGTATCTATCATTTTCTTAATTGCCCTTATTTTTTTGCCATAAAGCCAATCGAAAATAAAGTAAATGAGCACAATGCTAATAGCAAAGGTTACCAAATTGGTAATAATAAAGTTTATGGGGCTTTCTGAGGTAATAATTGGAAGATTTTCAGATAGTGTATCGTTCTGAACAATAGGCGAAGAAGTAGGGTCTTGAGTTATAAAAAAGCCTATCTCGTAACCCAAATAATAAGAAATAGGAACAATAATGCATAAACCAATAATATAGCGCTTTTTAAAGTCTTTTAATGTTGAATAGCATGTCTTTAAATGCTCTAATACATTTTCTGCATAAGAGATATTAAGCACCTTGTTGTAAAGGTTTTTGTAGTAAAAAATTACCAATAGCATTAAAGGTGTAGCAATAGCTGCATACAACCAAATTTTTTGGTATAGCAAATAAGTAATCAAAGCTACAGCAGCAACTATGTTAGAATAATGCTCAATTTTTACAATCTTCTGTATTTTTTCGAGAATACCAGCAGACTTTTTCTCAAGCATTTTTTCAAGTTCATTATCATTTACTTGTTTGGTGCTTGTTTCGTCAGATTGCCAAAGCGCTTTTAATTCATTATCATCCATAAGGGATAAGTTTTTTTAACTGAGTCTTAATTCTATTAATTTTAGCTCCTACATTGCTTACGGTTAAACCCATAATTTCAGCGATTTCCTTGTAGCTTTTATCGTCGAGATATAATAAAATTAATGCCCTGTCTGTTTCCTTAATCTTTTTAATAGCAACATATAAATTGGCTATTTGTACTTCTTTTTCATTATTATTTCCTTCATCTTTAATTTGTGTATGCTCAAGCACAGTGGTTTTTATCCTTTTTTTACGCTTTCTTATTTGCGATAAGCAAACATTTAAAGCAATTCTATACACCCATGTAGATGCTTTAGATTCGCCTCTAAACGTGTTAAAAGACCTCCAGAGCTGTAGTGTAACTTCCTGATAATAATCTTCAAATTCTTGCTCGTCGTTAGAGTATGCACGGCAAATTTTTGAAATTATGGAAGTATGTTGATCAATAAATAGTTTGAAAATTTTCTGTTGGGGCATAAATGTCAGCCGAATTCAAATAGTTAGTTGTCGTAATTTAATTTTTCTTACAAAAAAGTTTAAACTGTAATAAACTTTCCTTTTCTGTTACTTATTTATTCATAAAGATTAAAAGTTATAATTTTCATTTAAATTATTATGATAAAGCGAAATAAATTAAAAGTGTTTTACGGAATTGTGCTAAGTGCATTTTGCAATTTATTATTTACAAATGGACAATTATATGCACAAGAAACCAAAAATTCGCTATTGTGGGAGATCTCTGGAAAGGGTTTAAAAGCGCCTTCTTACTTATTTGGTACAATTCATATTATTTGCGAAGATGATATGGTGATGAATGATAAAATTAAAGATGCCTTTAAAAGTACCGAGCAATTAGTGTTGGAGCTAGATATGGATGATCCTGCTATGATGACTGAAATGCAAAAGTTGTCACTCAATCCTGGAATGGAAAATATCTCTGCCAGTATAAGCGAAGAAGACTTAAAACTGCTTGATGAGTTTTACAAAAAAAAATATGGCGTAGGAATGCAGCAATTAGGTATTATGAAGCCATTTGTGCTAATGTCTATGCTTTACCCATTTTATCTAAGTTGTGAGAAACAGGCATCTTACGAAACCAACTTTATGGAAATGGCCAAATCTCAGAAAAAAGAAACTATTGGCTTAGAAACACTTGAGTTTCAAATGGGAATTTTCGATAAAATGGATAAAGAAGATCAGATAGAGATGTTGGTAAAGTCTGTAAAAGAATTTGATTCTACTAAGGGCGAATTTGCCGAGATGATAGAAATCTACAGGTCACAAGATTTAGATGCTATGTATAAGATGTTTAAGAAATATCCTGAATACGAAAAGTATGAAGATGAACTTTTAACTGACAGAAATAAAGACTGGATTGGTAAAATCGGTAAAATTATTTCTGAAAAACCTTCATTCATAGCAGTAGGAGCGGGTCATCTAGGCTCTGAAAAAGGTGTTGTAAAACTTTTAAAAGAAGCTGGCTACAAAGTAAAACCAGTAAAGTTTTAATAAATACCAATCGAAGATCAAACGATACAAAGGTCCTGCATAGCAGGACTTTGTAAATGTGTTTGATAATCAAATGTAATATATTATTGTTTCCTGTAACGCTTAAGTTTTAGTGATTTTTTGTTTAGGTGTGAGAATTCAAGCACGTTTTCGTTGTTAACGTTCGCTATAACGTAGCTTTTTTCAGATTCTATTGTAAACCCTCCATTTGGATCAGGAAGAATTAAGTACTCAGTTTTTTTATTCAGAATGAAAGCAGGAGCTTCATTATAAATAAAGAATATTTCATTACCGATAGTTTCGGTTGTTATCCCCATCTCGTCAAAGAAGCTTTTTGAAGAGCTAGCATCCATATTCGAGAATACTGAATAGGCATCAAAACTTGGTGCTGTTTCGATTTTATCATTGTTAGCGAATACTGTAAATGATAAGAATAATGTGAAGATGGCTGGAAGTAAAGTTTTGAAGTTCATTTGATTACATATGATAGATTAATAATAAAATTTTAAAGTTATTAGTCTATGTTCAATACTAATACCAGTTTTAAAATTCACATTAACTGATTGATAATCAGGTATATAATATTTTGAAAGTTTGATTTTATGTCCCAATTTGAAAACTCCTGTTCAATATTGGGAATTTTTACAAATATCTTGCTTGTTAGCTTTTGGGCAAGAATGAACAAAAAAGCTCTAAAATCTTCTTTTTCTAGGAAAACATTACATCAAATCGAGAGTTACCTACATGATAGTTGAATAACAAGCAGGGCTAAAAACGCAACTTGTCCCAAATTAAAAAATCTAAACCTTTTTATATCTTGATACTGCTTACCACAAAACTCTCCGAAAAATTTCAACAGGTTCGCAACAGAACAACAGCTTTGTGTAACCCATTAAAAGAAGAAGATACCGTAGTTCAGCCAATTGTGGATGTAAGTCCACCCAAATGGCATTTGGGGCACACTTCCTGGTTTTTTGAAAACTTTCTCTTAATAAAGCATTTAGAAGGGTATAAGCTTTATAATAAAAGACTCAACTATATTTTCAATAGCTATTACGAAAGTCAGGGAGAACGTATTTTAAGATCAAACAGAGGGAATTTAAGCAGACCCTCTCTTAGTGAAGTATTAGCCTACAGACAATATGTAGATAAATATATGTTGGAGCTAATCGAGCAAAAAAGTGGAGACGAAACGCTTGCAGACTGGATAGAGCTGGGTTTGCAACACGAAATGCAGCATCAGGAACTTTTAGTTACAGACATTAAATACATATTAGGTAATAACCCATTGTTTCCAGTATATAATGAAGGTAAAACAGGTACAAATGGAGTTCAACTCGCAGAAAATGATTTTTTAGTAATTGCAGGTGGGTTATATGCCATCGGGTTTCAAGGTAAAGATTTTCACTTTGATAATGAAGAAGGCATACATCAAGTGTATTTACACGATTATGAAATAAGTAATAAACTGGTTACAAACAGAGAGTATATCGAGTTTATTGAAGATGGAGGTTATAAAGATTTTAGGGTTTGGTTGTCAGAGGGTTGGGAATGGGTAAAGCAAGATAACAGAGAAGCTCCATTGTATTGGTTTAATGTAGAGGGCAAATGGTTGTATTATACCTTACAAGGTTTAAAAGAAATAGATTTAGAAGAGCCGGTTAGCCATGTTAGTTATTACGAAGCTGAAGCTTATGCTCGATGGAAAGGTATGAGGTTGCCTACAGAGTTTGAATGGGAGACTGCTTGTAAAAACTTTGCAAAAGAACCATTTGAAACAAAAAATCTGTTAGAGAGAGAAATGTTTCATCCAGATAGGCAGCATTTAAATAATACTGATTTTATCGGGAATCTTTGGGAATGGACTTCAAGTGCTTATTTGCCATATCCATATTATAAACAGGCCGAAGGAGCTTTAGGTGAATATAATGGTAAGTTTATGGTAAATCAGATGGTTTTGAGAGGAGGTTCTTGTGCGACACCATTAGAACAGATTAGACCAACCTATCGAAATTTCTTTCAAACAGACAAACAATGGCAGTTTACTGGAATAAGACTTGCCAGATATATATAATATTGAAACACATTTATATTAACAGTGCTAACTAAATGCAATAACATTAAAGAAAATGAACAACACATTTGCTACAGATATTCTAAAGGGATTATCTGAATACCCAAAAGCTTTATCTTCGAAATATTTTTATGATGCTAAAGGTGATATAATATTTCAGGAGATAATGAATATGCCTTCTTATTATCTTACTAACTGCGAGTACGATATTTTTCAGCAGCAAAAAGGAGCTATTCTAAACAGTATTCACGCTCAAGGTGACAAGTTTCAACTTATTGAGTTAGGAGCAGGAGACGGATACAAAACTAAAGTGTTATTACAGCATTTTGTAAATGAGCAAGCTGATTTTGAATATATACCAGTTGATATTTCTTCTCATGTGCTCTCTCAACTAAGTAAAGATCTTAGAAAAAACTTTGATACTTTAGAGGTATCTCCTATGCAAGGAGATTATTTTCATATGCTTGAGAAGTTGGGGGTAGATGAGGAAACTAAAAAGGTGATTATGTTTCTTGGTTCCAATATCGGGAATTTTAGTTTCGAAAAAGCAACGGACTTTTTTAAGCAAATAGCAAATCAGCTAAACAAAGACGATTATTTTTTGATTGGTATTGATCTAAAAAAAGATCCTGAAATTATACTTTCAGCTTATAATGATCCAGACGGAATAACTGCTCGATTCAACTTAAATCTGCTCAGAAGAATTAATAATGATTTAGGTGCAGACTTCGATCTCTCGGGCTTTAAGCACTATCCTGTGTATGATCCACAAACTGGTGAGTGTAGAAGCTACTTATTAAGTTTAAAAGAGCAAACTGTAAGTATTGCAGATTTAGAGAGAACATTCAAATTCGAAAAATACGAAAGTATTCATACAGAGATTTCTCGAAAGTATTCGCTAAAAGAGATAGACTTACTAGCAGATGCTGCAGGCTTTAAAGTAGTTAAAAACTTTACTGATGAAAAAGGATATTTTGTTGATTCTTTGTGGAAGTTAAAATAGAAAATTTAAGAACTACTGTTATTTTTAAATCGTTTTGTAGAGAGAGTACAATTGAATAATAAAATTTAATATATGACGAAGAATTACTTAAATAAATAAAATAACAAGCGACTACACACAAAAAATCTAAGTTATGAAAGCAATTTGGAATGACGAAGTTATTGCAGAGAGCAATGAAACAGTGAAAATGGAAGGCAATTACTATTTTCCGGAAACATCATTAAAAAAAGAATTCTTCAAAGAAAGCGAAAGCAACACCATTTGTCCTTGGAAGGGAACAGCATCTTATAGTACACTCGTGGTAAATGGTAAAGAAAACAGAGATGCAGTATGGTATTATCCAAATCCGTCGGAAGCTGCCTCGGTAATTAAAAACCATTATGCATTTTGGAAGGGTGTAGAGGTTGTAGAATAATTGCTAAAAGTTAATCCAAAAATATTTTAGGAGCCTTTAAGGCTCTTTTTTTATTTTAAAATTTCTGATTTTTTATTTTAATCCATTGCTTAACTTATTATAATTAAAGTTAAATTAACTATGTTAGATTTTAGAATATACTAGACCAGTTTTAAGGTTTTATTAATAAACCTTGATTGCTGGTGCAATGGTGTTTTTTTGTCTATCATCGCTTTATATTAAACCACTAACTAAACTTCCAAATGTTACGCATCCTTCTTATTGATGATAAGGAAAACGATATTGCTTATTTTTTAAAAACTCTTAAAAGCATTAAGCACCTTAATACTGAGGTACAGCAGGCAAACTCTGTAAAATCGAGTAGTTTAATTCTAAAGAGTTTTCAGGCTGATATTGTCATCTCTGAACTAGAACTAAAAGAGGAATCTCAAAAAAAAATTATTGGCTTTTTAAATGAAATAAGTACAAAGTATCCAGTAATATTAATTACAAACCAAAAAGCTGATAAGCTAATTAAGCAATCCAAAAATATTGGAATTAGCGATTTTATTCCGAGAAAAAGTCTAACTCCAGATTTGCTCGAAAAAACACTTCATTTTACCATGGAGAGGCTGGCTTTTCAGAAGGAAAGAAAAAGGATGCAATTTGAAATTACGGAAAAGAATAAACATATCCATCGCACTTCTAGGCAAATAGAAGAACTTGCATATACACTATCACACGACCTCCGTGGGCCTGTAGGCAGTATACTTGGCTTAGCCGACTTAATAAATAGTACCAGCAACAACCTGGAAGAAATTAAACAGTTTAGCCAGCTTATTCACTCTTCTGCGAATGACTTAAATGAGTTGTTAAAACAGCTATTAGATGTTTTATTGGCTAACAAAAATATCTATGATAAAGCCGAACTGTTAGATATTAAACAGGAGATTACGAAAGTAATGGAAAAGCTTAGAGTTGTCTATCCTTCTTTGGTTTATAATATTAAAGTGAACTGTAAAAAGATTAGTGAAATCTTATATTCTCAAAATGCATTTGAGTTTATTTTGTACAATTTATTATCTAATGCCTTAAAGTTTCGGTCTAATCGTAGAGCGCTCGAAATTAAAGTTGAAACTGATTTAGTAAACAAAAATCTTGTTTGCATAGCGGTAAAAGACAATGGTGTTGGTATGGATATGAATATGGTAAAACCGAGGATTTTTAAAATCTTTAAACGCTTTCACAAAAATGTAGAGGGGAGGGGTATAGGACTTTACGCAGTAAAAGCAATGTTAGATGAGCTTGAGGGCTATATTGAAGTTGATAGTGAGTTAAATATTGGCTCAGAATTCCGTATTTTTTTAAAGCCATTGGCTAACAATGTGTTTCCTGTTTCTACAGAATACAACCCAGTGTAAATAAAAAGTCAGTACCAACAAGGTCGGTACCGACTCCAATAGAATCCAATCATATAAGATTAAGAGTAGAAACTCTCTCACTTATTTAACCTAACACTAAAACTTTAATGCTCTTTAATCACAATGATATTTGTGAAGCCAGGCTTTTAATTTCAAATTTTAGATGCTAGTCATTTTACAAGTAGTGAGCCTATTTTAGAAAAACTGTTTTGAGAAGGGTATAAAAAAGAAAAAGCCAAAAGTAGATGGTACTTTTGGCAATTGTATATCTTAACAAAATGTTGGTTCTAGCCTACTGTAGACGTTAGAAATATGTAATATATTATTGTTTTTTGATATAAAAAGTGATAAATGTTTAATCTCTAACAGAAGTTAATGCCTAATTTCACCATTTATCACCCTTTGAAATTGTTTCAATCTGGGAAGTTTTGTATTAAAATGGGAATTGCTACTAACCCAAAATGTCTAGTATAACTCCACAAGCTTTTCTTATGTGTTTTTCTTTGATAATAAGAGGAGGTGCAATTCGCATAGAATTATCGCAGAATAAGAACCAATCTGTTAAAATGCCATTTTGTAGCGCTTTATCTATTATTGGTTTTAGGGTATCAAATGAGTCAAACTCTGCGGCAAGCATTAATCCTTTTCCTCTAACTTCTTTTATTTTATCATGTTTCAAAAGCTTTTTAAAGAGTTTTCCTTTCTGTTTGGCTTCTTGGTATATTTTACTTTTCGAAACAGTTTTAAGGCTTGCATAAGCTGCTGCTGCACTTACAGGATGACCACCAAAGGTTGTTATGTGTCCTAAAATAGGATTGTTCTTAAAAACCTTCATTATTTCAACATCACTAATAAATGCTCCAATTGGCATTCCTCCACCAAGTCCTTTAGCTAGTAACAATATATCTGGCACTACACCAAAATGCTCAAAACCCCAGAGGTTTCCGGTCCTACCAATACCAGCTTGTATTTCATCAAAGATAAGTAAACAGCCTTTATCTGTACATTGCTGTCTCAGTTGCTTCATATAGTCTTTATCAGGAACTCTTATACCTGCTTCTCCCTGAATGGTTTCTACTATAACAGCGGCTGTTTTTTCTGTAATTAATTCTAAATCTTCTGCTTTATTAAATTGAATGTGTTTTACATCTGGCAATAATGGTCTAAAAGCATTTTTAAAAGGTTCGTTACCACAAATAGATAAAGAGCCTTGTGTGGCACCATGGTAGGCATCAAAAGCAGAGATAATTTCTGTTCTACCTGTAAATCTTTTGGCTAATTTTAGGGCTCCTTCTACAGCTTCTGTACCTGAGTTTACCAAATAAACACTATTAAGGCTTTGCGGTAAAAGGTCTGATAAAAGCTTAGCAAGTTTTACCTGTGGTGTTTCTACGAACTCGCCGTATACCATTAGGTGCATATATTTATCTACTTGCTTTTTAACTGCTTTTACTACTGCTGGATGCAAATGTCCGAGATTGCTTACGCCAATTCCGGATATAAGATCCATGTATTTTTTTCCATACTTGTCATACATATAAATTCCCTTGGCTTTTTCAATTTCTACCATTAAAGGGAAGTCGCTGGTTTGTGCAATATGATTTAGGAATAGTTGTCTTTCTGTGAACATTCTTATTTTTTTATTGAACCACTAGTATCTTCTTTTCACGGTTCAATATTACTGCGAAATAGGTAGATAAAAAAAAGAGCAGAAATTTCTTTCTGCTCAATAAAGTTATTTAAGTTCTTAATTTACATTCTCTCCCATATTTCGTCTATCCATACAGAATCTACTACTACATAGTCAAGTGTTTCGGGGTCGAGTTCGTATTCTTTGGCGTATCCTGAATGGTACCACTTATCGCCAACTAGTCGGCAATTAAATGTAACTGAAGTTCCTGTAAGGTCAGGATCTTCTGGACTTGTCTGTTTAAAGAAATCGATGTTTTCGGTGTAATGATCTCCATTAAATTTATAAGTGCCTCCACCAGAAGCTATAACAGATTTTTCGTCGTAAGAAACCCAAGTAAAATGTGAGTTAGTAACCAGTTTTATTTTTGGGTTTATTTCCTGTGGCCAAGTAGTAAATATTGAGTCTCCTGTTTCTTTGAATTGAATCAGTTTCCAGCTGCCTTCTAAACCGGGCAGATCAGTTGCGTCTTCTACATTTGTGTCCATTGCTACTTTTTTGGCCCCTTCAGGCGTGGAGCAGGAATAAGCGAAAAAAAGTAGTATAGTGAATAAAGTGATAAGAGAATTTTTCATTTTCAGTGTTGTTAAAGTTGATAATTTATTTATTGAGGTAAATGATTGATTAAATCAGCTTGCTGGTTGAAAATGAAAATCTTTTATTATTGATAGTTTATAGGGTAAATACTACGGAGTATTCCCTAATTAATTCTGAAAGGCAATAAATCTTCGAAAAATTATATATCCTGAATATAAATATTTTTCTAAAAGATTCAAATTAAGAGAGGAGTTGTTTTAACAAAAAAAGCTTCCTGTGAGGGAAGCTTTTAATATATTTTATAATGTTTCTACAGGTTCCTTTTTGTTCTTATCTCTAACAAAAGGTCTGATGATTAGTCTGATTCCACGATCGTAATTAAAGTAGTTCCAGAGCCAGTTTACAAGTACGATTACTTTGTTTCTATAACCAACCAAAGAAATAAGGTGCACAAACATCCAAATAAACCAAGCGAATGCTCCTTGCCATTTTAATTTAGCAACTTCTACTACAGCTTTGTTTCTTCCTATAGTAGCCATCGAGCCTTTGTCGTGGTAAACGAATTTTTGTTGTGGTTTGCCTTTAATTCTTTTAAGTAGGTTTTTAGCAAGTAGCTCGCCTTGTTGCATTGCTACAGGAGCAACCATCGGATGACCTTTTGGCGTATCTTTGGTTACCATTGCTGCAACATCACCAATAGCAAAAATGCTATCGTGCTCAGCTACTTCATTATACTCGTTTACAAGAATTCTGTGGGCACGGTCAAATTGATTATCTTTTAAACCTGGTATTGCATTACCCATTACACCAGCCGACCAAACAAGGTTTTTAGCCAGTATAGTTTTATTAATGTTGGTTTTTACAACTGTACCATCATAATCTGTTACGCGTGTATTTAACCAAACATTTACATTTAGTTTTTTAAGATATTCTACTGCCTTATCAGAAGATATATATGATAGACCTGCTAGTAATTTTGGGCCAGCTTCGATCAAGTGTATCTGCATACGGCGTACATCCAATTCTGGATAATCGTTTGGTAAAACGTGGTTTTTTAACTCACCTAGAGCTCCAGCTAGCTCAACGCCAGTTGGACCACCACCAACAATCACGAAGTTCATTCTACTTTCTCTAGAGTTTATTTCTGAAGAAAGTAAGGCCTTTTCAAAGTTTTGCAACATAAGACTTCTAACATCGAGTGCTTGCACTACAGTCTTAAGTCTCATGCCGTATTTCATTATCTGATCATTACCAAAGAAGTTCGTTTTAGAACCTGTTGCTATAATTAGATAATCGTAACTAAGAGAGCCTATATTTGTATAAATTGTCTTTATTGTGTGATCTACATTTTCAACATTCGCCATGCGAAAGTGGAAATTCTGATATTCCTTAAATATTTTCCTGATAGGAAATGCTATGGAATCGGGCTCTAAACCCGCTGTTGCCACCTGATATAAAAGCGGTTGAAAAGTATGATAATTATTTCGGTCGAGTAATACTACCTGTACTTCCTTGTTTTTTAAACCTTTTACAAGTTGCATCCCGCCGAAACCCCCTCCGATAATTATAACTCTAGGAAGGTTAATTTCAGGGACATCTATTGTCTGCATAATGTATAATTTGGATAGTATATAATATCTGTTCTCATTATATTAATTTAAACAGCTTTAGTCA
It includes:
- a CDS encoding HAD family hydrolase — translated: MTTNFAAIFDMDGVIVDSNPFHKIALDQFTAKYGITMSEEELHSKLYGRRNEEWIPHFFKKELTKKEVADYGSEKEELFREIYKDDVLAVAGLEALLIKFKEAGIPCAVGTSAPPENADFILDKTNLRKYFQAVLDSRDVSIGKPHPDIYLKAAERLQVPPNQCIVFEDALPGVEAGLAAGAKVVGVATTHSHKELAHTDLVIDDFTNLNIEKLAQLFS
- the gap gene encoding type I glyceraldehyde-3-phosphate dehydrogenase, whose product is MSKIKVAINGFGRIGRITFKVLYNNPEVEVVAINDLTDTKTLAHLLKWDSAHGKFNAEISADESSITVDGNKIDIYSERDPANLPWASLGIDVVLESTGIFVNPEGAGKHITAGAKKVVISAPAKGDVKTFVLGVNDEDLTSDIKILSNASCTTNCLAPMAKVLDEKFGIESGFITTTHAYTADQKLQDAPHRDLRRARAAAQSIIPTSTGAAKAVGLVLPHLKGKLDGIAMRVPTITGSATDLVAILKTEATAEEINAAMKEAADGKLKGVLEYSDEPLVSVDIIGNPHSCIFDSQLTSSMGKMVKIIGWYDNESGYSNRAADVILKVGKML
- a CDS encoding RNA polymerase sigma factor; translated protein: MPQQKIFKLFIDQHTSIISKICRAYSNDEQEFEDYYQEVTLQLWRSFNTFRGESKASTWVYRIALNVCLSQIRKRKKRIKTTVLEHTQIKDEGNNNEKEVQIANLYVAIKKIKETDRALILLYLDDKSYKEIAEIMGLTVSNVGAKINRIKTQLKKLIPYG
- a CDS encoding TraB/GumN family protein, translating into MIKRNKLKVFYGIVLSAFCNLLFTNGQLYAQETKNSLLWEISGKGLKAPSYLFGTIHIICEDDMVMNDKIKDAFKSTEQLVLELDMDDPAMMTEMQKLSLNPGMENISASISEEDLKLLDEFYKKKYGVGMQQLGIMKPFVLMSMLYPFYLSCEKQASYETNFMEMAKSQKKETIGLETLEFQMGIFDKMDKEDQIEMLVKSVKEFDSTKGEFAEMIEIYRSQDLDAMYKMFKKYPEYEKYEDELLTDRNKDWIGKIGKIISEKPSFIAVGAGHLGSEKGVVKLLKEAGYKVKPVKF
- the egtB gene encoding ergothioneine biosynthesis protein EgtB; the encoded protein is MILLTTKLSEKFQQVRNRTTALCNPLKEEDTVVQPIVDVSPPKWHLGHTSWFFENFLLIKHLEGYKLYNKRLNYIFNSYYESQGERILRSNRGNLSRPSLSEVLAYRQYVDKYMLELIEQKSGDETLADWIELGLQHEMQHQELLVTDIKYILGNNPLFPVYNEGKTGTNGVQLAENDFLVIAGGLYAIGFQGKDFHFDNEEGIHQVYLHDYEISNKLVTNREYIEFIEDGGYKDFRVWLSEGWEWVKQDNREAPLYWFNVEGKWLYYTLQGLKEIDLEEPVSHVSYYEAEAYARWKGMRLPTEFEWETACKNFAKEPFETKNLLEREMFHPDRQHLNNTDFIGNLWEWTSSAYLPYPYYKQAEGALGEYNGKFMVNQMVLRGGSCATPLEQIRPTYRNFFQTDKQWQFTGIRLARYI
- the egtD gene encoding L-histidine N(alpha)-methyltransferase, yielding MNNTFATDILKGLSEYPKALSSKYFYDAKGDIIFQEIMNMPSYYLTNCEYDIFQQQKGAILNSIHAQGDKFQLIELGAGDGYKTKVLLQHFVNEQADFEYIPVDISSHVLSQLSKDLRKNFDTLEVSPMQGDYFHMLEKLGVDEETKKVIMFLGSNIGNFSFEKATDFFKQIANQLNKDDYFLIGIDLKKDPEIILSAYNDPDGITARFNLNLLRRINNDLGADFDLSGFKHYPVYDPQTGECRSYLLSLKEQTVSIADLERTFKFEKYESIHTEISRKYSLKEIDLLADAAGFKVVKNFTDEKGYFVDSLWKLK
- a CDS encoding DUF427 domain-containing protein; its protein translation is MKAIWNDEVIAESNETVKMEGNYYFPETSLKKEFFKESESNTICPWKGTASYSTLVVNGKENRDAVWYYPNPSEAASVIKNHYAFWKGVEVVE
- a CDS encoding ATP-binding response regulator — protein: MLRILLIDDKENDIAYFLKTLKSIKHLNTEVQQANSVKSSSLILKSFQADIVISELELKEESQKKIIGFLNEISTKYPVILITNQKADKLIKQSKNIGISDFIPRKSLTPDLLEKTLHFTMERLAFQKERKRMQFEITEKNKHIHRTSRQIEELAYTLSHDLRGPVGSILGLADLINSTSNNLEEIKQFSQLIHSSANDLNELLKQLLDVLLANKNIYDKAELLDIKQEITKVMEKLRVVYPSLVYNIKVNCKKISEILYSQNAFEFILYNLLSNALKFRSNRRALEIKVETDLVNKNLVCIAVKDNGVGMDMNMVKPRIFKIFKRFHKNVEGRGIGLYAVKAMLDELEGYIEVDSELNIGSEFRIFLKPLANNVFPVSTEYNPV